From Medicago truncatula cultivar Jemalong A17 chromosome 7, MtrunA17r5.0-ANR, whole genome shotgun sequence, a single genomic window includes:
- the LOC11422357 gene encoding leucine--tRNA ligase, cytoplasmic has translation MATASSNVSKKCFDRRDRLREIESKVKKWWEEEDVFKSEPGENPPKPGEKFFGNFPFPYTNGYLHLGHAFSLSKLEFAAAFYRLRGANVLLPFAFHCTGMPMKTSADKLAREIQQFGNPPVFPGVQEDNAMGAEGASDDDSNAKPSVNNKYKGKKSKAAAKSSGQAYQWEILRSVGISDEEISKFQDPYKWLTYFPPLAVEDLKAFGLGCDWRRSFITTDMNPYFDSFVRWQMRKLKSLGKVVKDVRYTIFSPLDGQPCADHDRASGEGVQPQEYMIIKMELVSPFPDKFKALEGKKVFLAAATLRPETMYGQTNAWVLPDGKYGAFEITETEVFVLTHRAALNLAYQNHSRVPQEPTCLLELTGHDLIGLLLRSPLALTEVIFVLPMLSILMNKGTGVVTSVPSDAPDDYMALKHLKKKPEFRAKYGVKDEWVMPFDIVPIIEVPEFGNKCAETVCLQMKIESPNERVKLADAKDITYLKGFSQGIIIVGEFKGRKVQEAKPLIRRKLLETGQAIVYSEPERPVMSRSGDECVVALTDQWYITYGESEWKKLAEDCLSSMNLYSDETQNGFDHTLSWLNQWACSRSFGLGTRIPWDEQFLVESLSDSTIYMAYYTVAHHLQNGDMYGTNESAIKPQQLTDDVWDYIFCGGPFPKSTDISSTVLERMKLEFEYWYPFDLRVSGKDLLQNHLTFCIYNHTAIWSKRHWPRGFRCNGFLLLNKEKMSKSTGNFRTLRQAIEEFSADATRFALADAGDGVDDANFVFEKANKAILDLTQQIAWYEKIQDAKSSMRTGAPSTYADRVFANEINIAIKTTEQNYTNFMFREALVSGFYGLQAARDEYRLTYKENNQDNVKDYNQELVWHFMDVQTRLLAPICPHYAEFIWREILKKEGFVVKAGWPTADAPDLTLKSANKYLQDSIDSIRKLLEKKIPGSKKANKQGALATALKENKITCLIFVNEQFDGWKAVCLSILQNKFNRDTRTFAPHSEILEAIRQSSVGQSFDFKQIQKICNPFLKFKKDEAIALGEQALDLRLPFGEIEVLRENKDFIKRQISSKELVVQDVEILSAADADSVAKAGSSSSLNQNPPSPGVPTVIFLTQ, from the exons ATGGCGACGGCATCTAGTAATGTAAGTAAGAAGTGTTTCGATCGTCGAGACCGTCTTCGTGAGATAGAATCAAAGGTTAAAAAATGGTGGGAAGAGGAAGATGTTTTCAAATCAGAACCTGGTGAAAACCCTCCAAAACCGGGTGAAAAATTCTTCGGCAATTTCCCTTTTCCTTACACGAATGGTTACCTTCATTTAGGCCATGCATTTTCTCTTTCCAAGTTGGAATTCGCAGCAGCTTTTTACCGATTGAGAGGCGCCAATGTGCTTCTGCCATTTGCCTTTCATTGTACCGGCATGCCGATGAAAACTTCTGCTGATAAACTCGCTAGAGAAATTCAACAATTCGGAAACCCACCCGTGTTCCCGGGGGTACAAGAAGACAATGCCATGGGTGCCGAGGGTGCTTCCGACGATGATTCCAATGCCAAACCTTCGGTTAATAACAAGTACAAAGGGAAGAAGTCTAAGGCTGCTGCAAAATCAAGCGGACAGGCTTATCAGTGGGAGATTTTGAGGAGTGTTGGTATATCAGATGAAGAGATTTCAAAGTTTCAGGATCCTTATAAGTGGCTTACTTATTTTCCACCTTTGGCTGTAGAGGATCTTAAGGCATTTGGTTTAGGTTGTGATTGGAGAAGGTCGTTTATTACGACCGATATGAACCCTTATTTTGATTCTTTCGTTAGGTGGCAAATGAGGAAATTGAAGTCATTGGGGAAGGTTGTTAAAGATGTTAGGTATACAATTTTTTCGCCTTTGGATGGACAACCGTGTGCTGATCATGATAGGGCTAGTGGTGAAGGTGTTCAGCCTCAAGAGTATATGATTATCAAGATGGAGTTGGTATCGCCTTTTCCTGATAAATTTAAGGCTCTTGAAGGAAAGAAGGTTTTTCTTGCTGCTGCGACGTTGAGACCCGAGACTATGTATGGTCAAACAAATGCATGGGTTTTGCCTGATGGAAAATATGGAGCATTTGAAATCACTGAAACTGAGGTCTTTGTTCTTACACATAGAGCAGCACTTAACCTTGCTTACCAGAACCACTCAAGAGTACCTCAGGAACCCACTTGCTTGCTTGAGCTCACAGGTCATGATTTGATCGGCCTTCTACTTAGGTCTCCGCTTGCGTTAACTGAGGTTATATTTGTACTTCCTATGCTGTCTATTTTGATGAATAAAGGTACTGGGGTGGTGACCAGCGTGCCTAGTGATGCTCCGGATGATTACATGGCCTTGAAGCATTTGAAGAAGAAACCAGAATTTAGGGCCAAGTACGGTGTAAAGGATGAATGGGTGATGCCGTTTGATATTGTGCCTATTATTGAAGTTCCAGAGTTTGGAAATAAGTGTGCAGAGACAGTTTGTTTGCAAATGAAAATCGAAAGTCCGAATGAGAGAGTTAAGCTTGCAGACGCGAAGGATATAACATACTTGAAAGGATTCTCCCAAGGAATAATCATTGTTGGAGAATTTAAAGGGAGGAAAGTTCAAGAAGCTAAGCCATTGATTAGGAGAAAGCTTTTGGAAACAG GTCAAGCTATTGTGTACAGTGAACCCGAGAGGCCGGTGATGTCAAGATCTGGTGATGAATGTGTTGTTGCTTTGACAGATCAGTGGTATATAACATATGGGGAATCAGAATGGAAGAAATTAGCTGAAGATTGCTTGTCTAGCATGAACCTGTATTCGGATGAGACACAAAATGGATTCGACCATACTTTAAGTTGGTTGAACCAGTGGGCTTGCTCACGATCATTTGGTCTTGGGACACGAATACCATGGGATGAACAGTTCCTAGTTGAGTCCTTATCTGATTCCACCATTTACATGGCTTATTACACTGTTGCACACCATTTGCAGAATGGCGACATGTATGGAACTAATGAATCTGCTATCAAACCTCAACAGCTGACTGATGATGTCTGGGATTATATTTTTTGCGGTGGTCCTTTTCCTAAGTCCACGGATATTTCATCAACCGTTTTAGAAAGAATGAAGCTGGAGTTTGAGTATTGGTATCCTTTTGATCTTCGAGTTTCTGGTAAGGATCTCCTTCAGAACCATCTTACTTTCTGCATTTACAACCACACTGCAATTTGGTCCAAGCGTCACTGGCCTCGTGGGTTTAGGTGCAATGGTTTCTTACTGCTCAATAAGGAAAAAATGTCCAAGTCCACTGGAAATTTCAGGACTCTTCGTCAGGCAATTGAAGAGTTTTCTGCTGATGCTACACGTTTCGCTTTGGCGGATGCTGGTGATGGCGTTGATGATGCAAATTTTGTTTTCGAGAAAGCAAATAAGGCAATTCTCGATCTCACCCAACAGATTGCCTGGTATGAAAAAATTCAGGATGCAAAATCTTCTATGAGAACTGGTGCCCCGTCTACTTATGCTGATCGCGTGTTTGCCAATGAGATAAACATTGCTATCAAAACAACTGAGCAAAATTACACCAACTTCATGTTTCGAGAAGCCCTTGTTAGTGGCTTTTACGGTCTTCAGGCTGCAAGGGATGAGTATAGGTTGACATATAAGGAGAATAATCAGGATAATGTAAAAGATTACAATCAGGAATTGGTGTGGCATTTTATGGATGTGCAGACACGTCTTCTAGCACCTATCTGTCCACATTATGCAGAGTTTATTTGGagagagattttgaagaaggagGGTTTTGTGGTGAAAGCAGGTTGGCCAACCGCTGATGCTCCCGATCTTACACTGAAGAGCGCCAATAAATATTTGCAGGACTCTATTGATTCGATAAGAAAGTTACTTGAGAAGAAAATTCCAGGCTCAAAGAAAGCAAACAAACAAGGTGCTCTTGCTACAGCATTGAAAGAAAACAAGATAACATGCTTGATATTTGTAAATGAACAGTTTGATGGTTGGAAAGCCGTGTGCCTAAGTATTCTCCAGAACAAATTCAACAGAGATACCCGAACTTTTGCTCCACACTCAGAAATATTGGAGGCCATACGACAGAGTTCTGTAGGTCAATCTTTCGATTTTAAACAAATTCAAAAGATATGTAATCCTTTCTTGAAGTTTAAGAAGGATGAAGCGATTGCACTCGGGGAACAAGCCCTGGATTTGAGATTGCCATTTGGTGAAATTGAGGTTCTTCGGGAAAACAAGGACTTCATCAAGAGACAGATAAGTTCAAAAGAACTGGTAGTGCAAGATGTTGAAATTTTATCTGCAGCAGATGCTGATTCTGTGGCTAAAGCTGGATCATCGTCTTCTCTAAATCAAAATCCTCCATCCCCTGGAGTCCCAACTGTCATCTTTTTAACTCAGTAG